In Candidatus Hydrogenedentota bacterium, the sequence TGCCAAATCGAGTGCGCTTCGGTTGACATAGATAGCCACTCGAAGCTCCGGAGGCGCTCTTCTCCGCCCGTTTCCGTGCTCACTGCAGCGGATTTCTTCCCGCGGCGCCCCTCGCCCTAACGCGATTCGGTGAAGGTCTGAGACGCGGCGCCGGGCAGGGTGACGGCGAATGCGGCGTCTTCAAACCGCACAGTAGCCGTTCCCTCGGGCAAGGTCAGTGTCACATTGCGCGGCAGGGCCGAGTTGGCGGGGTCAATGCCGGCCTTCGTACGAAACATGGCGACCCTCCAAAAACTCACTCAAGGGCTCTGCAACACGCGGCGTGCGGCCCCACTCACCTTTACGGATAGATATACCTTCTTTCCGCGGCGTCGAATTTGATCGTAGGCACGACTTCCGGAAAGTAGCTTTCGAACAATGCTCGCATCGGCCCAGCATACATGGCAACGCGGATGGTCCCCCAGGTGGCCTGGTCGCCTGTTGCATAGAAGATGTAGGTGTTGCCCTCGAACTCGAACAGGTCCGCGTCGGTATTGTTGATGCCTTCACCCGTAACGGGATCGAGCATGGGCCCTTCGCATGGGCTTACATCCCACGCAACGAGATCCTTCGAGCGCGCTACAACCGTCACGTAGCGGGTTTCGGGCAAGAGATAGTGGTAACACTTCCAGGGCCGCTCCTGAAAGCTCCAGACGCCGTACATGACATAGTAATAGGGAGCCAAATACCGGATTGTCGGATTGGCGCACGCCGTATTGCCCTCGGCGTCGGCGAAATCCAATCCTGGCATCTTCTCCCAGTGCGACAGGTCTTTTGACCGGGCGAATCGGAAGCACCATTTCACGGGCACCTGGGATTCGTAGGCCATGAGGAAGCCCTGCTCATCGCGGCAGACCGACGAATTGAAGAATTCCTCCGTGCCGTCCCGGGCGATCGCGAGTTCCTGTTTCCAGGTTTTGAGGTCGGTGGTAGCGAAGCGGTTGATACATTTCGTGTTGATTACCTCGCCAAAGTCGGTAAACTCCGTGGCGAACACATTCAGTTCGGGGCCGTTGACAAACGCGCTCACGAAAGAATGGCCTTTTCCGAAACGCGCCACCTCCTCCCCGGTCGTCAGGTCTCGAATGAATAGATAAGCGTCCTCGCCTTTGGCCTTGAAACCGCCCGGGCGGTGGTTGTCGACCAGAAGAGGACGGCCATTGAAGATGATCGGCGTGTTTTCCATGCCCGTGGGAAAGCTGAAGGGCAATTTCACGAGCTTTGGGTTGGGCGGCGCGGCCGAATTCGGACTGTCGCCGGCAAACGTGGCGCGCGACACAAGGGCGCAAACAGCCAATGCAACGCCCACTAATGCAGTTCTGTTGAACATCGGTCTCCCTACTTTCTGAATTCGAGTTCCAGTATGGCGGGACCGTCGACATCGACGCCCAGCCAGAGCGTCTGACCGTCCCACGCGTATTCGTCGTCTCGCAACACTCGATCCGCAAACGTGACCCGGCCGAGCGTCTTCGGGGCGCCCGGCAATTCAAAGACCGGATTCACGCAGGATACGGACGGCTTGATCGTGATGGCAACCTTGTCGCCTTCGACATCGAGCTTGTAGGCGCGGCGCTCGGGGACATACGGATCGCCGCCGGTTTCCGCGCCCTGCGCCTCGACCGCGGCCGGCTGGCTGAAACTGCGCGCCCGCGCGACCAGCCTTTCGTCCGGCTCGCCTGTCATGCCGATCAGCCATACCCAACATTGGGTCAACATTTCCCTGGAGCGGCCCAATGTGTCAACCGACGGGCCGGTGCGGCGCCATACCGGTTCGGGCCGGTGCCTCGCCCAACTCATGAGGCTGTTGTGCGAAGGGCTGACATGGATCCGGTCGTCGATCGCCCATCCGGTCGTCTTCCCCCGCGCCAAGGGCCAGTGGCTGCCCCAGTACGCCGGCGTTACCATGTAGCCGCGCTCGTAGAATGGACGGAACGTTACCAGCTCCTCAACGGGGAACGGATCCCGCGGATTGAAATAGACCGCCGTCTCGCTTTCCTCTTTATGGAACTGCACGCGGTAAACGAGCGGCGGCTTCGGCCCGGGCGGGACTTTCTCCGTCACAAACGGTATCGGAACGGACGACGACGCCCCATCAAGCCCTAAACAACGGACCGGGTCAGCAGGAACCAAATCGAACGGAAACCCCTCCGGAGGCGCAAGCCCGATGAACTCGCTAAGTTCGTAGTCGGCATTCGGTGTGCTCTTGAGCGTCAACACCCGCGTGCCAAAACCGTCCGGATAGAAATAGAAGTCTTCCTGGGCCGCATCGCCCCACACCTTGTAAAGAAAATCGCAGGACTGGTATGTCCACCGGACATGGACCCGCGCCGGGGTCGATTCTACGATCGAGACCCGTCCGTAGCGGAGTTCCTTGTCCATGAGCGGCTCGACGGAATCGACAAACCCTTCGGGGAGCGGTCCGGTTTCGGCCCACTCGTAGCTCAAGCCGGTATTGTGCCGCCCCGCCCAGAATGGGACATAATTCGAGCCGCGCCAGAAGACAAAGCGGCTCCCGTTGGGCAAAAACACCACAACATCCTTCAACTCCTCGGACCACCCCTCCTCGTAGGGCATGGTCGACAGGGCTCCAGTCTTCGGGTCGCGGACGGAGATCGGCAGGTCGTAGCGCAGTTTCGTCTCGCGTGCGCCGAATCGCGGCCACGTTGGTGGTTCCTTGACTAGCATCACGTGGATTTGTTTGTGCCACAGCTCTTTTCCGTCGGGACCCTGGATATAGACCTGAAGGATGTCGCCCTTAACATCAAAAGACGGTTCGCGCAGCTCCATCTCGGTTTGCGCGCGTATGCCCCGGCTCAGTGACAGGGGAACCTCCGCGGGCGGCGACGGCTGTGACTCGAACCAGGCGGTCACGCGCGCGCCGGGTATGTCCGCGGTGCGGGAGAATGCGGCCACGTTCACGAGTGCCCGGCGGCCGGGGCACAGCACAAGCCAATCATATCGCGGGAAGACGGCACCGAGATCGATGGGATTGATAGGCGTCTCGAGGCATGCTATAGCCTCGGCTTCAAATTCCCGCCCGGGTATGATTTGAGAAGCGATTTCCCGCCACGTTTCGCCGCTCCCGGCAAGCAGAACGACCCGGTCTATAGAGGGGTCCATTTCCCGGATGGCAGGGAACTCAGCGGAAAACTCGATTTGCTCCCGCAATACCGCGACGCCTTCACGGTACCCGACGAGGAGGGTCTGGTCTTCATTGTCGATCTTGTCCGGAGGCTCGATGACGATGCGAGTGGGTTGACCGACACGGCCGAGACCGAACGGCGGCCTCCATGGATGGCCCATGTCCACGGTGAGCACCGGAGCGGATTGCACCCCAGACCGTGCGGCATCGCTCGCAGGCGTATCCTGCCCGGGTTGGGCCCGGGCGGTCCAGAAGAGTATACCCGTGAACAGGCATGCCATGAGCGCCCACGCCGGAATCCTCCTATACGGCACTGGCCACCTCCCCCCGGTTTGCGCTCAAGGTGCGGAACGCGGCTTAAAATTGGCAGTGGCGGGGCTTCTCAAACGGGCCCGCCCGCGCCGTAGCGTTTCCGCCGCGTGTATCTCTCAGCGCATCCGCTTCGAGAAGGCATGGTACGCGCGTCCGCGCGCCGCACACAAACACGCCTCTCAGGCGAAAGGCCGCCGGACACCCTGCGGGACACGGTTTTCTCTTTATCCGGGTGAAGCAATGCGGCATAATCCCCCGTTGACAGTTCGGGGGAATGCCCGGCGCAAAGCGCGGCGTTTTGTCTGCCGATCGGCTTTCCACACCATCGCCTTGAAGGATTCCGGAGGGTCATTATGGCCAAAATCGCATTTATCGGGGCCGGCAGCTTGGGGTTCACGCGGGGACTTGTCCGTGACATCTTGACCTTTCCGTTGTTGCGGGATGCCACCATATCGCTCATGGACATCGACGAAGAGCGGCTCGATTTCGCCTACCGGGCGTGCAAATCGATCGTCGAACGGGGCAATTATCCCGCGAAAGTCGAGGCCACCATGGACCGCAAAGCGGCCCTCAAAGGCGCGGACGCCGTGCTTTGCACCATCCTCAGCGGCGATGTGAAGATCTGGCAGCACGATATCCTCATTCCCAAGAAGTACGGTGTGGACACCAACGTGGGCGACACGCGGGGTCCGAGCGGCATCTTCCGCGCATTGCGCACCATCCCGGTCATGTTGGATATCTGCCGGGACATCGAACGGCATTGTCCCAATGCGCTCCTGCTCAATTACACCAACCCGATGGCCATGCTGTGCCGCGCCATGCAGCGCGAGACCAGCGTGCAGGTCTCGGGGCTGTGCCATAGCGTTCAGGGCACGGCGGCCATGCTCGCCGAGTGGATCGGCGCGCCCATGAACGAGATCACGTTTGTCTGCGCGGGCATCAACCATCTCTCGTGGTTCATCGAATACAAATGGAACGGCAAAGACGCCTATCCGCTGATCCGCAAGGCCATGCAACGCAAAGCGGTGCGCAACCACGAGCAGGTGCGCAACGAGATGTTCCTGCATCTCGACTATTACGTCACCGAATCGAGCGGGCACAACTCCGAGTACAACTGGTGGTTCCGGAAACGCCCCGAACTCATCGATGCGTATTGCAAAAACGGCACGGGATGGAACCCGGGCGAGTACGCCTACATCCTCGACGAGTACCGCAAACGCGACCGCACATGGAAGGCCGAGGTCAAGAAATGGTTCGCCGACGGCGCGCCGTTCCCGCTCGAGCGCGGCCACGAATACGCTTCAAATATCATCAACGCGCGGATGGGCGGCGACCCTTACAAATTCAACGGCAACGTGCCCAACACGGGCCTCGTCACCAATCTGCCGCAGGATGCGTGTGTCGAGGTGCCCGTGCTCGCCGACAGGCGCGGGCTTAACCCGATTCACGTCGGGGCATTGCCGCCCCAGTGCGCGGCCCTGACCGCCGCCGCGGTCGCGTCCGAGGAAATGGCGGTCGAGGGATGCCTCACCGGCGACCCCAAACGCGTGTTCCAGGCCATCGCCTACGATCCGCTCACCGCGGCGGTGCTCTCGCTCGCCGAGATCAAGAAGATGGTCGCCGAGATGTTTCGCAAGAACAAGGCGTACCTGCCGCAATTCAAGACCACATCCTTCTGAGCACAGCAGCATTTCGCGCCGCCAACGTGTTCGTGACTGGTGCAAGCGAGTGCCCGATGCGCAACACGCGTACGCGGATGGCGCAAGCGACTCCGCGACAGGCGCACGAGACGTGTCCGTCCCCAACGGAGGGCGGTCCTTCCTGTCCGTCCCCAACGGAGGACCGGTTTTCCAACCGGCCCCTTGGTCACGCCGCGGGCGGATACGCCCGCGCATCCTTGTGTTTTGGAGACCTTGCGGTCGCAGGAGTGGCGCGGTCATGAAACCGCGCCACAGCGGGAGTTTTGCTGCGCAGAGAATCTTGGGTCAATCCCCATTTTCGTCTGTTTGCCCCGAGCTCGATGCTACCCTCGAGATGGCGGTCGACTGCCCTGGTTTCGTGTTTGCCGTGGTCAACCACATCCCGAGCAACGTGCCCATCGAGAATGCGCGGTTTTACATCGACTATCTCCGCCGGAACTGGGTGCGCCAGGCGCAGCCGCGAGCGTGACCGCCCGCTTTTGCTCTACGGTATACTGTTGCGCATGGTTGAGATGCCGGCACTCGGGCGGGGAACGTCGCCATGAGAAGCGATATGGGCACGAAGATCGTCGTTGCGGTTGTGTGTTCGATCGCGGTCATCGCCATTTCAGTGACCCTGTACGCTCTCGGCCATGTGCGCCTCATGGCTCAGCTTGCGGGATGCGAGCAAAACGTCAAACTCATAGCGCTCGCATTCCGGCTTTATGCGGACAAGGAGCCGCGGGGATACTATCCGGTACTCGATCCGGCTCAGGGCCGCCTGGCCGCGAAATGGGATGCGGTCTATCCCAGATACCTCACGGAACCCGGCATCCTGACTTGCCCCGCGAACGAGAAGGCCCCGGTACTGCCGGCGGCGCCTGCTCCGAACGACATCGCCCGCGCGATGGACGACCATAGCTACTGGTATCTGGGCTATGCGCTGCCGAATCAGGAAAGGCTCCTGGCGTTTCGCGACGCCTACAACCGGCGCGTGGCCGAGGGCGGCGATTTCGAGGGTGACCTCGACGACGGGCATGGCGCGCCGTTACTGCGCTTGCGCCAGGGGGTCGAGCGCATGTTCATCCCCGACGGGGCCGAATGGACGGCGGGCGTATTGTACGCCGCATCGATCCCCATTCTCGTGGAACGGCCGGACAATCATAAAGGGGGCGGACATGTCCTGTTCCTCGACGGCCGTATCGAGTTCATCCCCTTCCCCGGCAAGTATCCGATGACGCCCGAAGTGGTGCAGGCGTTGCGCTCGATGGATATCGTGGTTTTGGGCGGACGGACGCAGCCGAACCCCGGTAACCCTTCTGTTCCGAAAGCCTTGAAATAGGCCAAAACTTCGGGCGCATGGGTTATTGCGCTTCATGAGCTGGGCTGGGCCACGCCTTCCCGTTAACAACCACGCTCCGCTCTACCGGTGGGCGGCGCGGCGTCTGCGTGCGGCGAATTCGGGGGCCTCTTTGATGCACAGCACGAGAATGCGCGCGGCCTCTTTCAGCAGGCCCCAGAAACCGCGGCGATACTCCGGTTTCTCCGTGCCCGGGTTCGGGAAACCCTCTTCAGTTGCCTCGACCTTGCCCCAATTCTCGAACAGGCGTCCCCACTCGGAAGCGAGGCACTGTTTCATCTGGCGTTTGCTCTTGAAGGGATACCAGTAGGCGTCGTGGTACAGAACGCTCGCGATATACGACCACGGCGCAAGCCACGTTTTCAGGGACCATTCAAGAGGTCTTTTCAGGGGTCCCCAGTAGATCAAGTGCTGCATCCTGCTGGCAAAGGTCATTTCTTTGAAAGGTCCGGAGAAGTTCCAGTTCTGCCGGGCAGCCAATTCATCGCCGACGATGTCGAGCTCGTTCACGTCGCCGCATCCCAGGCCTTTCTCGTGGGCCAGGCGGATATACGCGCAGTCGTCCAGGGGTTCGAAGCCCATAAGTTTGGCGGCGACGGCGTCGATCGCCACCTGGTCGGCCGACGCCAGCAGAACGTTCTTTACGTAGGGCGTCATGCAGCGGGGGCCGGGTCCGTCTCCCGCGAAGGTCCCGTCCATCACGGCAAACACGCCCCGATGGATCTCCTGTTGAATCATGAGCAGGTCGACGAGGGTCTCGTGAATGACGGGATGCGTCCAGTGGCGGTGTTCGTTGAGAAGCCCTCCGAAGGCGTTCTTCATGGCGCCCGTGGTGGTGGTGAAGACATGGGTTTTCACGGTGGGCAGATGTATGACGTTCTCGCCGATGAACCGTTTGGGTATCGCGAAACCGTCCGGATAAACGTCGTTGAGGCACAAGAACTCGCCGGTGAGTTCCCCCACGGCGTCGCGAATGTTGAGCCACTCTTCGCCTTCGTAGAGGTGGACGTTGCGCAGGCCGTAGGCGTCGAGTACGTCAACCTGCTTGTTTTCGCGTTCGCCCAGGTGAGCGTCGATCACCACCGTCCGGTTGTGGCAGCCGTGGACCAGTTCCTTTTTGTATCCGTCTTTCAACATGGCGTGGATGACGCCGTCCAACTGCCAGGGCGTGGTCGAGCAAGCCGGAAAAAAGAAGTGCCAGGAGATGTTGATCTTGAGCGCCGTGTCCGCGTCCTTCGCGATGACGTCCTGGTATCCGGCGAGGTTGAGCACGCGATGGTAATCCGCGCGGACGGTCTCCGGGCGCGTCTGCACCACCGCCACTTTCGATGCCGGCATGTTCTAACTCGCTCCTCTCTCGACATAAGCGCAAAAGCTGGCGCTCTCGGCCTCCCCCGCGGGGGCGGCCTTGTTCCTTGTAAGCGCTTGTCCGCTAAGCTACTTGCCCAGCCTCAGCTCGACCGCGGCGGCGGGCTGAATCACGCGGAACGTGAACGACTCGGTCAGGAAGAGGTTCACCATTTCGGAGTCGTGGCTGGAATACCCGATCGAGAGGTCGGTTCCTACCGTCATCTCGAAATCGCCACCGCGCGTTGAGAGCAGCACGCCTCCATCCAGGGCGCGGCTGCGCATGATCACGCCGTCTCCCTCTAGAAGCCGCTCCAGGCCCCTGCGGATCGGGTAGCCGGGTCCCACTGCCTGCAACACCGCCTGGTACGGCGCGGCGCCAAGCACAAGGGCATAGGGGCCGCCAATGCCGTCCGCCTGCATGGCGTCGATGCCCTGCGCGACGGCCTTCGCGTAACCGTTGACATCGGCCGGCAGAACCACGGCCTTCTGGGAGGCCGTCGGGATAATGCCGTCAATGTGGCCCTCCTTGAAACCCGCGTAGATGGCGCGCTCCTCGAAAAGGGCGATTTCCTTTGCCGCCTCTTCGAGGGGTCCCAGGTCCGGGTCCGCGGCGCCACGCGCCACGTTATCGAGTTCCCAGATGCGAAGCGTGAACATAACCCGCGCTTCGAGGAGAGGCAACACTTTGCGAATGCCGTAGCCGACGCCCTTCTGCCCCGGTTTCTTGGGCATGTCGAGGCGCCCGAGGTTCACTGCGGCATAGTCCCAGCCCTTGGGACCCTTGAAATCGACAAGTTTGCGCGCCGAAAGCAGAGGTTTAAGGGTTTGTTTTGCGGTGTTCTCGATTTCCGCCCAGGCTTCGTCCGTAACAGGGGCCAGAGAACGTTTCAACATATCGCTCATGGATTATGCTCCTTCCTTTCCGCTGCCAATGCCCAGATCACTGC encodes:
- the melA gene encoding alpha-galactosidase produces the protein MAKIAFIGAGSLGFTRGLVRDILTFPLLRDATISLMDIDEERLDFAYRACKSIVERGNYPAKVEATMDRKAALKGADAVLCTILSGDVKIWQHDILIPKKYGVDTNVGDTRGPSGIFRALRTIPVMLDICRDIERHCPNALLLNYTNPMAMLCRAMQRETSVQVSGLCHSVQGTAAMLAEWIGAPMNEITFVCAGINHLSWFIEYKWNGKDAYPLIRKAMQRKAVRNHEQVRNEMFLHLDYYVTESSGHNSEYNWWFRKRPELIDAYCKNGTGWNPGEYAYILDEYRKRDRTWKAEVKKWFADGAPFPLERGHEYASNIINARMGGDPYKFNGNVPNTGLVTNLPQDACVEVPVLADRRGLNPIHVGALPPQCAALTAAAVASEEMAVEGCLTGDPKRVFQAIAYDPLTAAVLSLAEIKKMVAEMFRKNKAYLPQFKTTSF
- a CDS encoding DUF362 domain-containing protein gives rise to the protein MPASKVAVVQTRPETVRADYHRVLNLAGYQDVIAKDADTALKINISWHFFFPACSTTPWQLDGVIHAMLKDGYKKELVHGCHNRTVVIDAHLGERENKQVDVLDAYGLRNVHLYEGEEWLNIRDAVGELTGEFLCLNDVYPDGFAIPKRFIGENVIHLPTVKTHVFTTTTGAMKNAFGGLLNEHRHWTHPVIHETLVDLLMIQQEIHRGVFAVMDGTFAGDGPGPRCMTPYVKNVLLASADQVAIDAVAAKLMGFEPLDDCAYIRLAHEKGLGCGDVNELDIVGDELAARQNWNFSGPFKEMTFASRMQHLIYWGPLKRPLEWSLKTWLAPWSYIASVLYHDAYWYPFKSKRQMKQCLASEWGRLFENWGKVEATEEGFPNPGTEKPEYRRGFWGLLKEAARILVLCIKEAPEFAARRRRAAHR
- a CDS encoding family 1 encapsulin nanocompartment shell protein; amino-acid sequence: MSDMLKRSLAPVTDEAWAEIENTAKQTLKPLLSARKLVDFKGPKGWDYAAVNLGRLDMPKKPGQKGVGYGIRKVLPLLEARVMFTLRIWELDNVARGAADPDLGPLEEAAKEIALFEERAIYAGFKEGHIDGIIPTASQKAVVLPADVNGYAKAVAQGIDAMQADGIGGPYALVLGAAPYQAVLQAVGPGYPIRRGLERLLEGDGVIMRSRALDGGVLLSTRGGDFEMTVGTDLSIGYSSHDSEMVNLFLTESFTFRVIQPAAAVELRLGK